From the Exiguobacterium aurantiacum genome, one window contains:
- the hemG gene encoding protoporphyrinogen oxidase → MNRLNNIAIIGGGITGMAAAYYAKQAGAHVTMYESSDRIGGKIKTVYRDGFVLECGPDGYMARKPTLTELITELGLDDDLVRSMTGTSYIYVRNQLRQMPAGSVMGIPTKFWPMVKTDLFTWRGKLRAGMDLVLPRVYTGTDISLDTFFRTRLGSEVVEAMIEPLLSGIYNGTLDDMSIESTFPQFITIEQKTRSLILGMKALTPPVQAGVKPREAGKFLSLQQGLGVLIEALRPSIDRLYTETKVASVRAHEVTLADGTTESFDSIILATSPNALGPILGLQEAEKLSELKRTSSITVLAAFDEKEVAALDGTGYVIAKAEGNALTACSWMHKKWPHMAPKHKALLRVYIGSEYVPDLLAKSDETIAGFALRELRKIQHVGTPIFTKVERHIDTMPQYEVGHKQYVRAFEERLSTLDGVEACGAILHGVGLPDCVDSAKQAVARVMAGQAVSV, encoded by the coding sequence GTGAATCGATTGAACAACATTGCAATTATCGGTGGAGGAATCACAGGTATGGCCGCTGCCTATTACGCGAAACAAGCCGGGGCGCATGTCACCATGTACGAATCGAGCGACCGGATCGGCGGGAAAATCAAGACCGTCTACCGAGACGGCTTCGTCTTAGAATGCGGACCGGACGGATACATGGCCCGCAAACCGACGTTGACCGAACTGATCACCGAGCTCGGACTCGACGACGATCTCGTCCGGTCGATGACAGGGACATCCTATATTTACGTTCGGAATCAACTGCGACAAATGCCCGCCGGTTCGGTCATGGGCATCCCGACAAAGTTCTGGCCGATGGTCAAGACAGACCTGTTCACGTGGCGCGGCAAGCTTCGGGCCGGCATGGACCTGGTGTTGCCACGCGTCTATACGGGGACTGACATCTCGCTCGACACGTTCTTCCGGACCCGTCTCGGATCAGAAGTCGTCGAGGCGATGATCGAACCGCTGCTCTCAGGTATTTACAATGGGACGCTCGACGATATGAGCATCGAGTCTACTTTCCCTCAGTTTATCACGATTGAACAAAAAACACGCAGCCTGATTCTCGGTATGAAAGCATTGACACCACCTGTTCAAGCCGGCGTCAAGCCACGTGAAGCCGGAAAGTTCTTATCGCTTCAGCAAGGTCTCGGTGTCCTCATCGAGGCGCTTCGTCCGTCGATCGACCGGCTCTATACGGAGACAAAGGTCGCATCGGTCCGGGCCCATGAAGTCACCCTCGCGGACGGGACGACCGAATCGTTCGACAGCATTATTTTAGCCACCTCGCCGAACGCGCTCGGTCCAATCCTCGGTCTTCAAGAAGCAGAAAAATTGTCCGAGTTGAAACGGACGTCTTCCATCACCGTGCTCGCAGCGTTCGATGAAAAAGAAGTCGCGGCACTCGACGGGACCGGTTACGTCATCGCGAAAGCGGAAGGGAACGCCTTGACGGCCTGCAGCTGGATGCATAAGAAGTGGCCCCACATGGCACCAAAACATAAGGCGCTGTTACGCGTCTACATCGGCTCCGAGTACGTCCCGGACCTGTTGGCGAAGTCCGATGAGACGATTGCCGGCTTTGCGCTCCGTGAGCTTCGAAAGATTCAGCACGTCGGTACCCCCATCTTCACGAAAGTCGAACGGCATATCGATACGATGCCACAATATGAGGTCGGACATAAACAATACGTGCGCGCGTTCGAAGAACGGTTATCCACGCTCGACGGGGTCGAGGCATGCGGGGCCATCTTGCACGGCGTCGGCCTTCCCGATTGTGTCGACTCGGCCAAACAAGCCGTCGCCCGGGTAATGGCTGGACAGGCGGTATCCGTATGA
- a CDS encoding TIGR04053 family radical SAM/SPASM domain-containing protein yields the protein MKRIDYNENPFIVIWEVTRACALSCVHCRAEAQFHRYPGELDTEQGKALIRDIRAMDNPILVFTGGDPLMREDLFELTEYAASLGMRVSMTPSATPRVTHDAVKRAKDAGLTRWAFSLDGPDAKSHDYFRGTRGSFERTLRGISYFREEGMSFQINTTVTEYNVDQLPEIAKLVGELGVSVWTLFFLVPTGRGSLLQPISPERHEDVLRWAFALQEHVPFIISTTEAQFYRRIARQENLKRKQVGLPPIGHPHDDLAKAPRGTNDGNGFVFISHTGDVQPSGFLPITCGNVKETPLAEIYRHHPVFKSLRDPDTHHGKCGYCEYRYVCGGSRARAYAVTGDYKAEEPYCIYQPAPVS from the coding sequence ATGAAACGCATCGATTACAACGAGAACCCGTTCATCGTCATCTGGGAAGTGACGCGCGCCTGCGCGCTGTCGTGCGTCCATTGCCGGGCTGAGGCCCAATTCCACCGTTATCCGGGTGAACTCGACACGGAGCAAGGCAAGGCTCTCATCCGCGACATCCGCGCGATGGACAACCCGATTCTCGTCTTCACCGGGGGCGATCCGCTCATGCGGGAAGACTTGTTCGAGTTGACGGAATATGCCGCCTCGCTCGGCATGCGCGTCTCGATGACCCCCTCGGCGACGCCACGCGTGACCCATGATGCCGTCAAACGGGCGAAAGATGCCGGTTTGACACGCTGGGCGTTCTCGCTCGACGGTCCGGACGCCAAGTCGCACGACTATTTCCGTGGCACGCGCGGCAGTTTCGAACGGACGCTGCGCGGCATCTCTTACTTCCGGGAAGAAGGGATGTCGTTCCAAATCAATACGACGGTCACGGAATATAACGTCGACCAACTCCCCGAGATCGCCAAGCTCGTCGGGGAACTCGGCGTCTCGGTATGGACGCTGTTCTTCCTCGTGCCGACCGGCCGCGGGTCGCTCCTGCAGCCGATTTCCCCGGAACGCCATGAAGACGTGCTCCGCTGGGCGTTCGCGTTGCAAGAGCACGTCCCGTTCATCATTTCGACGACCGAGGCCCAGTTTTACCGGCGCATCGCCCGGCAAGAGAACTTGAAACGAAAGCAGGTTGGATTGCCGCCCATCGGCCATCCGCATGACGACCTTGCCAAAGCGCCGCGCGGCACAAATGACGGGAACGGTTTCGTGTTCATTTCGCATACGGGCGACGTGCAACCGTCCGGCTTTTTACCGATCACGTGCGGCAATGTGAAGGAGACACCGCTCGCCGAGATTTACCGGCACCACCCGGTCTTCAAATCGCTCCGTGATCCCGATACACACCACGGGAAATGCGGTTACTGTGAGTATCGTTAC